TGTTCCGTTAAAGTTTCCTGCGTGATAAAGTCCTCTAATTCTTTTTGTTTCTAAGGTTGGATAAAGTTCTGTTGGCATTACAATATCATACTCTATGGCATATGCCGGCTTTAGTAAGACCACATTTTCAAGTCCTGGTATGCTTCTATACATCTGCCATTGAATTTCTTCAGGCAGTGATGTGCTTAAACCGTTTGGATATATACTAATTCCATCTCTTGTTTCCGGTTCTAACCATACAGTATGCCTTTCTTTACCTTCGAATTTTACGATTTTATCTTCTATGGATGGACAGTATCTTGGTCCAATACCTGTGATGGCTCCGCCATAAAGTGCTGTTCTATGTAGATTTTCCTTTATGATTCTGTGAGTTTCCGGCGTTGTGTATGTAATATAACATGGTATTTGGTCTTTTTCTTTAAACCAGTAAGAACCTTTTGGCTCGGTCCAGAAAGAAAATTTAGGCGGTGGATTGTCTCCCGGTGCTTCTTCAAGGATTGAAAAGTTTATTGTATTTTTGTCAAGTCTTGCAGGCGTACCTGTTTTAAATCTAAATAATTCAAATCCAGTTCTTTTATAGAATTCAGGAAGCTTTGTAGATGGTTTTTCTTCCATCCTTCCTGCCGGAAATCGCTTATCTCCTATGTGTATAAGACCGTTTAAAAAAGTTCCGGTAGCAACAACTACTGCTTTTGTTTTTATTTTTAAACCCTTATCTGTGATAACTCCATCAACTTCGTTTTTATTTTCTTTTAAAACTATGTCAATAACTTCATCTTCTATGACTGTAAGATTTTCTGTGTTATTGGTTTTGTTAACCATATATTTTCTGTATTCTTCCTTATCTGCCTGAGCCCTTGGAGACCTTACGGCAGGTCCTTTTCTTGTGTTTAAAACTTTAAACTGAATACCTGTTTGGTCTATGGCTTTTGCCATTTCACCACCAAGAGCATCAACTTCCCTAACTACAATTCCCTTAGCTATTCCGCCAATCGATGGATTACATGG
The Sulfurihydrogenibium sp. DNA segment above includes these coding regions:
- the mnmG gene encoding tRNA uridine-5-carboxymethylaminomethyl(34) synthesis enzyme MnmG, with protein sequence MVYDIEYDVVVIGGGHAGIEAALASAKLGAKTALITIDKEKIGLMPCNPSIGGIAKGIVVREVDALGGEMAKAIDQTGIQFKVLNTRKGPAVRSPRAQADKEEYRKYMVNKTNNTENLTVIEDEVIDIVLKENKNEVDGVITDKGLKIKTKAVVVATGTFLNGLIHIGDKRFPAGRMEEKPSTKLPEFYKRTGFELFRFKTGTPARLDKNTINFSILEEAPGDNPPPKFSFWTEPKGSYWFKEKDQIPCYITYTTPETHRIIKENLHRTALYGGAITGIGPRYCPSIEDKIVKFEGKERHTVWLEPETRDGISIYPNGLSTSLPEEIQWQMYRSIPGLENVVLLKPAYAIEYDIVMPTELYPTLETKRIRGLYHAGNFNGTTGYEEAAGQGIVAGINAALKALGKDEPFIIRRDEAYIGVMIDDLTTKGVIEPYRLFTSRSEYRLHLRQDNAILRLYQKAYNIGMLNEEEYKFVKKTEEEIRNWINTYKETFIKDGEKKVSIFTYLQKPEVDIQKLKEMGIAVPESDYIQEEIEINVKYDGYLEREEKLNEKMKYLEGIKIPEDIDYSQVAGLRKEIVQKLTKFRPMTLGQASRLEGITPAAITALLVHIEKMREKRKTG